The following are encoded in a window of Bacillus sp. SORGH_AS_0510 genomic DNA:
- a CDS encoding HupE/UreJ family protein, producing MPNTDKLQRRLNVRHLTLIVLIFSLITCLSFPSTSSAHAYSASYTQITIDKQKTEIVFSIDTLSILELAPKIDKNKNFVLEKSEIKTNKHQLEELLTEGLTLDKGNKEQTPTIEKMKIVKKENKEFLSTYISFPTVSPGETIVFNDGFYFNDTATNYVDLISASIMGETSEAVLQGKERTWTILVNEVQQEQGQEQTVQPNTSQDQPQSTAPAKETSTTSWVSFLKLGALHILTGYDHLLFLLALLLRKQTFKQYAGIVTAFTIAHSITLSLATLGWVTVPSKFVEATIAFSICYVAIENIFRKEIRHRWSITFLFGLIHGLGFATLLKEMAIPKSHLAVALLNFNLGIEFVQLLIVLLLLPLLMFIQKKKLHGKVVQIGSIIITLLGAFWFIERIFS from the coding sequence TTGCCAAATACCGACAAATTGCAACGAAGGTTGAATGTCAGACATCTAACCTTGATAGTACTTATTTTCTCACTTATTACCTGTCTCTCATTCCCTTCGACATCGTCAGCACATGCCTATAGTGCAAGTTATACACAAATAACAATCGATAAACAAAAAACTGAAATAGTCTTCTCAATTGATACTTTATCCATACTCGAACTAGCTCCAAAGATTGACAAAAATAAAAATTTCGTCCTTGAAAAATCCGAAATCAAGACAAATAAGCATCAGCTCGAAGAACTACTTACCGAAGGTCTTACGCTCGATAAAGGCAATAAAGAACAAACACCCACGATCGAAAAAATGAAAATCGTCAAAAAAGAAAACAAGGAATTTCTTTCTACTTATATAAGCTTCCCTACTGTTTCTCCTGGGGAAACAATCGTTTTTAACGATGGATTTTATTTTAATGACACGGCGACCAACTATGTAGATCTCATTTCAGCCTCAATCATGGGAGAAACCAGTGAAGCTGTTTTACAGGGAAAAGAGCGCACATGGACGATTCTAGTCAATGAGGTTCAGCAAGAACAAGGACAAGAGCAAACCGTACAGCCGAATACTAGCCAGGATCAGCCGCAGTCGACAGCACCTGCTAAAGAAACATCGACTACTTCTTGGGTATCTTTTTTAAAGCTCGGAGCTCTGCATATTCTAACGGGTTATGATCATCTATTATTCTTGCTTGCCTTGCTGTTAAGAAAACAAACCTTCAAACAATATGCAGGAATTGTAACCGCCTTCACGATTGCCCATAGTATTACACTTAGTTTGGCAACGTTAGGCTGGGTGACCGTGCCATCCAAGTTTGTCGAAGCCACCATCGCCTTTAGTATTTGCTATGTGGCCATCGAGAATATTTTTAGAAAAGAAATCCGCCATCGCTGGAGCATCACCTTCCTATTCGGTTTAATTCATGGACTAGGATTTGCGACTTTGTTAAAAGAAATGGCGATTCCCAAAAGCCACCTAGCCGTTGCCTTACTCAATTTCAACTTAGGGATAGAGTTCGTTCAACTTTTAATTGTATTATTGCTATTACCTCTTCTAATGTTTATTCAGAAGAAGAAACTACATGGAAAAGTAGTCCAAATAGGCTCTATAATCATTACACTGTTAGGCGCATTTTGGTTTATAGAGAGAATATTTTCTTAA